The following is a genomic window from Sinorhizobium fredii NGR234.
TCATCCGCTGGATGGGGGCCGACCGCGCCGCGGTGCGCGAACCCGAGGCCTTCCTGCGTCGCACGGTGACGCGGCTCTGTCTCGATCAGCTGAAATCGGCCCGGCGCCAGCGCGAGACCTATGTGGGCCCCTGGCTTCCCGATCCCGTCGTCGAGGAGGAGGAAGAGGAAGACGTCACCTTGCCGCTGATGCTGGCACTGGAACGCCTGTCGCCGCTCGAACGCGCCGCCTTCCTGCTGCACGACGTGTTCGGCCTGGCTTTCGAGGAGGTCTCGACAACCATACAGCGCGACCCGGCTGCCTGCCGCCAGCTCGCCGCCCGCGCGCGCACCCATGTGCGCGAGGCGCGGCCGCGCTTCCGGGTCGAGAAAGAGCGTGGCCTCGAACTTGCCAGGGCCTTCTTTACCGCCTCGCGCAGCGGCGACATGAAGACGCTCGGTGCCATGTTGGCGGCCGATGTCAGCGTCCATTCGGACGGCGGCGGCAAGCGCCCGGCAGCCATGCAGCCGATCGTCGGGTTCGATGCCGTGATGAAGCTACACGAATATCTGGCAGCCCTGTTCCGGAAGAACGGTTCGAAGCTTGTTCGTGCCGGTTTCGTCAACGGACTGCCCGGTTTCGTCACGCTGGAGGACGATGGCGAACTCCAGACCACCGCGCTCGAAATCGAGGATGGAAAAGTCGCCGCGATCTATGTGGTGCGCAATCCCGACAAGCTCAGGCATCTGCATTAGGGAATTGCTGCCGGCGAGTTCGGAGAAACTGCTCAAGTTGGGGCGACCCGGCCGACGCATCTCGCCGGCCGGTCGTTCAGTCAAATTTCGGCGGGCAGGAAGTCCGAGACCGGCACCTGAAGGGCTATGGCGATTCGCTTCAGTTTTGCCGGACTGTTGTCCATGCCGCTTTCAATTTCGTTAATTTCAGCATTGGCGAGACCGCAAGTGACCGCGAGGTCCTCGATGCTGTAGCCGACGGCTTCACGAGCGGCCCGGACTCGGCCGGGGATGTCGCCGCCGAGTATGGCCGAGGCCTGGCCGTCGCCAATGCTGGAGGGTGAAATGGACATAAATGTCTCCTTCTCTAGGCATGAAATTCTTGCGAATTCGCGGTTGAGTGCGGGTGACACACGCCTTGGGATAAGCGGTAACGTTTTATGTCAATGTTGTAACATGAACAAGCCGAAATGAACGGCAGGGCTACGATTACGCTCCCAGGGCGATCACAAATGGGTCTGTCCACAGCTTCCACAGGCATCGAAACCAGTTTTCATCAGGCCCGGATACCCGTACACTGGCCGCATGGTTGTTACTGACTTGGCTGCATTTCAGCACCTTCGGATATTCAGTCGTATATTTGCATTGAACGGGCTGCCGCCCGCCCCCAAATGCGGGCATCGCAACGGCACTCTCCGACATTTCCGACCTTCACAGGACGCGCAACTGCCGCCGCTCCTGGATCGGGGCGTCCGCCTCGTTGATTCGGTGTCTCTTACGGCCTGCTTCAATGGCAGGACCGACCGAGAACGCAAAAACCCTGAACCGTCAGTTGGTGCGTCGTGCTTGCCGATGGGCTCGGTGTACCGACCGTCGGGATAGGGCCCGACAGGCTGTGCCCCTCGAAAGGGAGGAAATGACGATGAAGAAACCGACCGGCAAGAAGACCGCGCCCCGATCGCCGGCCGCAGCACCAGAGGGCAGCAGCATCTGGCAGCAGTTCGACATGATGCGGCGCGCCTTCGTCGCCTCGCCGCTACTGAAGAAAATCCTGTGGCTGACGGCCGCCAGCCTGGCCATCATCATCGCCACCGCCATCGGCCAGATCATTCTCAACCGTTGGTACCGGCCTTTTTTTGACTCCATCGAGCGGCGCGACCTCAACGCCTTTTTCTATCAACTCATGCTGTTCGTCGTCATCGCCGGCGTTCTCCTGGTGTTCAATGTCGCCCAGCAGTGGCTGAACCAGATGGTCCGGCTGAAGCTGCGTGAAGGGCTGACATTGGACCTGATCGGCGAATGGATGCGGCCACGCCGCGCCTTCCGGCTCGCAAATGGTGGCGCGATCGGCGTCAATCCGGACCAGAGGATGCAGGAGGATGCGGGCCACCTCGCCGATCTCACCACCGATCTCGGCTTCGGACTTGTCCAATCGTCGATACTGCTCGCCTCGTTCGTCGGCGTGCTCTGGTCGCTGTCGGCCGGCTTCGCCTTCCAGATCGGTGACCGATCACTCGAAATCCCCGGCTATATGGTCTGGGCGGCGATTCTCTACGCCGGCTCGGCCTCCTGCCTGAGCTGGCTGGTCGCCCGGCCGCTGATCGGCTTGAACGGCGAACGCTATGCGCGCGAGGCCGACCTGCGCTTCTCGATGATGCATGTCAACGAGCATATCGACGCCATATCGCTGGCGGGTGGCGAGGCCGGTGAGCGCCGGCGGCTGGAACTCGATCTTTCATCCGTGCTCGGTGCCGTGCGCAAAATCTATCGCGCCCAGATCAATCTTGCCTGGGTGCAGGACGGTTACGGCTGGGTGACGGTCGTCGCGCCGATCCTGATCGCCGCTCCCGTCTATTTCGCCGGAAACATCAGCTTCGGCGGCCTGATGATGGCCGTCGGCGCCTTCAACCAGGTGCATACGTCGCTCAAATGGTTCGTCGCCAATATCGGCGCGATCGCCGACTGGCGCGCCACACTGCTGCGGGTCGCCGCCTTCCGCCGCGCGCTGACCGTGGTCGACACGCTGCACGACCGGGAGAAGCGGATAGAATTCGTCGAGAACGACCGGGCGAGCCTGACATTCGACAATCTCGAAGTGGTTTCCCCGTCGGGACGGACGAGGCTCGCCGAGCCGCATATCGAGATCGGCGCCGGCCAGCGCGTCATCATCAGCGGCGATCCACGTGCCGGGAAGACGTTGCTTTTCCGGGCTCTCGCAGGGCTCTGGCCCTGGGGAGGCGGCCGTGTGGGATTGCCCGCGGACGATTCGGTTGCGTTCATTCCGCGCGCCCCCTACTTCCCGCGCGGCCGGCTGCGCGATGCGCTTGCCTATCCCCGGAATGCCGGCTTTTCGGACGCAGAGATCGTTGCCGCCCTCTCGAAGGTCGGGCTGGACCAGCTTGAGACATCGATCGACCGCGAGGCCCGCTGGGAGCGCGAACTCAGCGACGACGACCAGCGCCTGCTGGCCTTTGCCCGGATACTCCTGCAACGGCCGCGCTGGGTGATCATCGATGAAGCGCTCGAGACCATGGACAGCGACGCGCTGAAACGGGCGCTGTCGATCTTCGAGACCGACCTCAGGGAAACGGCGGTCGTGAAGATCGGCCGCACGCCGCGCAATGGCGCGCTGTTTTCTCGCGTCATCCATCTCGTCAAGGACGCCGAAGCCCCGGCCTTGAAGCCAGTCCGGCTTGGCGAAGCCGTCGCCGAAAAGGAGTTGGCGGCAGAGACCGCGTCTTGATTGCGGATCGCTAATTAAGGCCCTTGTTCTTATGCATGTCGTTCCGCCCAAAACCGCTACCTGCTTTTGGGCGACATGTTAGACGCCGCGCCTGTTGCCCCAGATCAGCACGTGCAGCTGCGGCAGAACGCGCGCCTCGAACCACCTGTCGGCGATGACCTTGTCGACCAGCCAGCGCATCCGCTCCATCACGCCTTCGATGTCGATCGGCGCATCGTGGTCATCCGGAGGTGGCGGGGTGTGGTTGCCGGGCTGCAGATAAACCGGCAATTGCGGATGGCGAGCCGCCGCCGTACGGGCATAGGCGTAGTCGGCTTCGTCGAAGACGACGATCTTCATTGCGATCTGCGGCTTGCCCCGCGCCATCAAGAGACAGGCGTCGAATGCCTCCCAATCCGTCTCCAGGCCGCTCGAGGGCGGCTTCGGGCTCAATACCAGCATGTCGAGCTCGGCGAACCAGTCGCGGGCGACGGATCCCTGCGTCTCCAGGGCAAAACGATAACCCTCGGCATGACCGCGCGCGATCAATGCGCCGAACGGCTGGATCGCCGGGTTGCCGCCTGAAAGCGAGACCATCACCGGCTGACCGCCGGAAAGTTGCGTGACTTCGCTCCAGACTTCATCGGTCGTCATCGCCCGCCATTCATCGCGATACGCGCTGTCGACGGCGTGCAGGCTGTCGCACCAGGAACAGCGGTAGTCACAGCCGCCGGTCCGGACAAATACCGTCGGCAGACCGATCAGCGCGCCCTCGCCCTGGATGGTCGGACCGAAAATCTCGCTGACGCGGATCTCGGCGGAACGCATGCCGGTCATGGCCGATATTCCGCCCAGGTCTTCGCCGTCTCGCTGACGCGCACGGCGCTCGTCTCCGGCAGCCGCGCCTGGCACCACACGTAGAAATGCTGTGCCAGGCATTCCGCAGTGACCCGATCGTGGCCGAGCACATCGTTCAAATGGCGGTGGTCGAACGACTCATCAATATACTGCTTGAGCGGCGCAAGCTCGTGATAGTCGCGAACGAAGCCGTGCTCGTTGAGCGTCTCGGCCGAAAGCTCCACCTCGACGACGTAGTTGTGCCCATGCAGCCTTGCGCATTGATGCTCGGGCGGCAGGCTCGTCAGCTGGTGCGAGGCGGAGAAGTGGAATTCCTTGGTGATGCGAAACATTATTTCACCTCCTCTGCCACGTAGGCAGCGGTGGCCGCGACCCAGAATTCCGGATCCTCGTACTCCGTCGGGTCGGTGACGCCGGCCAGATGGAAGGCTTCGCGGCGCTCGACGCAGGTGCCGCAGCGTCCGCAATGGCGCGTGCCGCCCTTGTAGCAGGACCAGGTCTCGGCAAAGGGCGTGTGGTGCTTGGCGCCATCGGCAACGATGTCGGCCTTCGAGACATTGACATAGGGCGTATAGAGGATGACGTCGGCGTAGCCCTCCAGCGCGTGGTTCTGCATGACCTGGAAGGCATCGATGAAGCCCGGCCGACAGTCCGGATAGATGAAGTGATCGCCGCCATGCACGGCGGCAGCGACCGCATCGGCCTTGCGGGTGGCCGCGACGCCGAAGGCGATCGCCAGCATGATGGCGTTGCGGTTCGGCACGACGGTGGTCTTCATCGTCTCTTCCGCGTAGTGACCGTCGGGCACGTCGACGTCGTCGGTCAGGGCCGAACCGGTCAGGTGCCGGCCGATCTCGCGGATGTCGATGATCTGGTGCGGCACGCCGAGGCGCTTCGCGCAGGCGGCGGCGAAATCCAGTTCCTTGCGGTGCCGCTGGCCGTAGTCGAACGACAGGAGGCCGAGAAGCTCATGTTCCGCCGCGATCCTGTGGGCAAGCGAAACGGAATCCAATCCGCCGGAGCAGATTACGATGGTTTTCATGACAGGTGTCCTTGTTTTGACCGGGTAGGCTGCGACCGGTATTTCCTGCCGGCCTTTTAGGCCAAAGCGGACGGTTTGTGAATGGCTGGCCGGGTGTGGGAAGACACAAAGTTTGTCCCACGGACACGGAGGCGTCCCGAGCTTCCGGTGCAAGTGGGTCGAGGACATTCCCAGCTCGACCGACGAGTTCTGCGAAGATTTGATCGGGGCTGATCCATTCGGGCTTCCATCGGGGCGCTTCGCGGGCGGTCAATGACACCATGCCAAGTGTAGAGTGCATAGAAATTCGTTATCGCCCAATGCAGGAAATCCTTCGAAACAGGAATTTCGCTAAGGCCGCCAGTGAGCACACCAGCATGGGTAAATGCCACTATTGGCAAGGCGCGGCGGAGCGGATCGAGGACCAAGTCTGAGCTGAGAAGACTGCGGTGGAGAAGCAACGATACCTGCTATGACTGATTTGGGCTCCGTCAATTTCTCGCGTACTGACAGTTCCACCAGGATGCTATTGACG
Proteins encoded in this region:
- a CDS encoding sigma-70 family RNA polymerase sigma factor — its product is MAGIGHEDAAAVFDPLRPKLMRVAYRMLGSVADAEDILQEAFIRWMGADRAAVREPEAFLRRTVTRLCLDQLKSARRQRETYVGPWLPDPVVEEEEEEDVTLPLMLALERLSPLERAAFLLHDVFGLAFEEVSTTIQRDPAACRQLAARARTHVREARPRFRVEKERGLELARAFFTASRSGDMKTLGAMLAADVSVHSDGGGKRPAAMQPIVGFDAVMKLHEYLAALFRKNGSKLVRAGFVNGLPGFVTLEDDGELQTTALEIEDGKVAAIYVVRNPDKLRHLH
- a CDS encoding helix-turn-helix domain-containing protein yields the protein MSISPSSIGDGQASAILGGDIPGRVRAAREAVGYSIEDLAVTCGLANAEINEIESGMDNSPAKLKRIAIALQVPVSDFLPAEI
- a CDS encoding ABC transporter ATP-binding protein/permease; this encodes MKKPTGKKTAPRSPAAAPEGSSIWQQFDMMRRAFVASPLLKKILWLTAASLAIIIATAIGQIILNRWYRPFFDSIERRDLNAFFYQLMLFVVIAGVLLVFNVAQQWLNQMVRLKLREGLTLDLIGEWMRPRRAFRLANGGAIGVNPDQRMQEDAGHLADLTTDLGFGLVQSSILLASFVGVLWSLSAGFAFQIGDRSLEIPGYMVWAAILYAGSASCLSWLVARPLIGLNGERYAREADLRFSMMHVNEHIDAISLAGGEAGERRRLELDLSSVLGAVRKIYRAQINLAWVQDGYGWVTVVAPILIAAPVYFAGNISFGGLMMAVGAFNQVHTSLKWFVANIGAIADWRATLLRVAAFRRALTVVDTLHDREKRIEFVENDRASLTFDNLEVVSPSGRTRLAEPHIEIGAGQRVIISGDPRAGKTLLFRALAGLWPWGGGRVGLPADDSVAFIPRAPYFPRGRLRDALAYPRNAGFSDAEIVAALSKVGLDQLETSIDREARWERELSDDDQRLLAFARILLQRPRWVIIDEALETMDSDALKRALSIFETDLRETAVVKIGRTPRNGALFSRVIHLVKDAEAPALKPVRLGEAVAEKELAAETAS
- the queE gene encoding 7-carboxy-7-deazaguanine synthase QueE, whose protein sequence is MTGMRSAEIRVSEIFGPTIQGEGALIGLPTVFVRTGGCDYRCSWCDSLHAVDSAYRDEWRAMTTDEVWSEVTQLSGGQPVMVSLSGGNPAIQPFGALIARGHAEGYRFALETQGSVARDWFAELDMLVLSPKPPSSGLETDWEAFDACLLMARGKPQIAMKIVVFDEADYAYARTAAARHPQLPVYLQPGNHTPPPPDDHDAPIDIEGVMERMRWLVDKVIADRWFEARVLPQLHVLIWGNRRGV
- the queD gene encoding 6-carboxytetrahydropterin synthase QueD, which translates into the protein MFRITKEFHFSASHQLTSLPPEHQCARLHGHNYVVEVELSAETLNEHGFVRDYHELAPLKQYIDESFDHRHLNDVLGHDRVTAECLAQHFYVWCQARLPETSAVRVSETAKTWAEYRP
- the queC gene encoding 7-cyano-7-deazaguanine synthase QueC: MKTIVICSGGLDSVSLAHRIAAEHELLGLLSFDYGQRHRKELDFAAACAKRLGVPHQIIDIREIGRHLTGSALTDDVDVPDGHYAEETMKTTVVPNRNAIMLAIAFGVAATRKADAVAAAVHGGDHFIYPDCRPGFIDAFQVMQNHALEGYADVILYTPYVNVSKADIVADGAKHHTPFAETWSCYKGGTRHCGRCGTCVERREAFHLAGVTDPTEYEDPEFWVAATAAYVAEEVK